From Vicinamibacterales bacterium, a single genomic window includes:
- a CDS encoding sensor histidine kinase: MRRITSRFVLLIATAAILPLVVYGIVSIGSLRSGTAASVVDGNQKVAKQVAEQVGMYMQHNTRVLQSVGSELTATGLTPWQQERILKDYVLQFPEFREITLFDSLAKPLSTSALAATRLAVAEEARRRPDRAHISPLKFDDDGLPTTTIAVHLGRVDRGAGWIVGEIALEELWRTVDRIRVGQQGYALLVSEEGRLIAHGNPDEKRTIADPDQVRSAAELTFAADYLAGRKVFDSYEQNGQTIIAVAASVSDPKWLVIVEQPETEAMATAKRIERQLFAAILLALAGTIILGWLWGRSFIQRIFALTRVTRALAEGKLETRVALSGQDEIRELGDAFNSMADRLVELQEDIRKQERQVMFGRIAAGLVHDLSHPIQNIGNSCKLILKMWEDAEYRDTFRRMVEREMQIVKRVLEDLQNIAKPIPLERFPIELNRSVGDAIESMQPLAETAGITLRAELSAEPLYVEGDVFALGRVYRNLVVNAIQATAPGGLVVAAVEGQDDRVQVRVYDTGCGIPADRLQAVFEDFVTTKRRGLGLGLAITRKIVEQLGGRISVASEVGKGTTFVIDFPRTSARPMAQAAG, encoded by the coding sequence GTGAGGCGCATCACCTCCCGGTTCGTTCTGCTGATCGCCACGGCGGCGATCCTGCCGTTGGTCGTCTACGGCATCGTCTCGATCGGCTCGCTGCGCAGCGGCACCGCCGCATCCGTCGTCGACGGCAATCAGAAGGTCGCGAAGCAGGTCGCCGAGCAGGTCGGCATGTACATGCAGCACAACACCCGCGTGCTGCAGTCGGTGGGCTCGGAACTCACCGCCACCGGGCTGACGCCGTGGCAGCAGGAGCGGATTCTCAAGGACTACGTGCTCCAGTTCCCCGAGTTCAGGGAAATCACGCTGTTCGACAGTCTCGCGAAACCGCTCTCGACCAGCGCGCTCGCGGCCACTCGTCTCGCGGTCGCGGAAGAGGCGCGGCGCCGGCCGGATCGCGCGCACATCTCACCTCTGAAGTTCGACGACGACGGCCTGCCGACGACGACCATTGCCGTCCATCTGGGGCGGGTGGACCGGGGCGCCGGCTGGATCGTCGGCGAGATCGCCCTCGAAGAGCTGTGGCGGACCGTCGACCGCATCCGCGTCGGTCAGCAGGGCTACGCGCTGCTCGTCAGCGAAGAGGGGCGGCTCATCGCCCACGGGAACCCGGACGAGAAGCGGACGATCGCCGATCCCGATCAGGTGCGATCGGCGGCGGAGCTGACGTTTGCCGCGGATTATCTCGCCGGACGCAAGGTCTTCGACAGCTACGAGCAGAACGGCCAGACGATCATCGCGGTCGCGGCATCGGTATCCGATCCGAAGTGGCTCGTCATCGTCGAGCAGCCGGAAACCGAGGCGATGGCCACGGCGAAGCGGATCGAGCGCCAGCTGTTCGCCGCGATTCTGCTCGCCCTCGCGGGCACCATCATTCTCGGGTGGCTGTGGGGACGCAGCTTCATCCAGCGCATCTTCGCGCTGACCCGCGTCACCCGGGCGCTCGCCGAGGGGAAGCTCGAGACCCGCGTGGCGCTGAGCGGGCAGGACGAGATCCGCGAACTCGGCGACGCGTTCAACTCGATGGCCGACCGCCTGGTCGAGCTGCAGGAAGACATCCGCAAACAGGAACGTCAGGTGATGTTCGGGCGCATCGCCGCCGGGCTGGTCCACGATCTCTCGCACCCCATCCAGAACATCGGCAACAGCTGCAAGCTGATCCTCAAGATGTGGGAGGACGCGGAGTACCGCGACACCTTCCGGCGGATGGTCGAGCGCGAGATGCAGATCGTCAAGCGGGTGCTCGAGGACCTGCAGAACATCGCCAAGCCCATCCCGCTCGAGCGCTTCCCGATCGAGTTGAACCGCTCGGTCGGCGACGCGATCGAATCGATGCAGCCGCTGGCCGAGACGGCCGGCATCACGCTGCGCGCCGAGCTGTCCGCCGAGCCGCTCTACGTCGAGGGGGACGTGTTCGCGCTCGGCCGGGTCTACCGCAACCTCGTCGTCAACGCCATCCAGGCGACCGCCCCCGGCGGGCTCGTGGTCGCCGCGGTGGAAGGGCAGGACGACCGCGTCCAGGTGCGCGTCTACGACACCGGCTGCGGCATTCCCGCGGATCGGCTGCAGGCGGTGTTCGAGGACTTCGTCACGACCAAACGGCGCGGGCTCGGCCTCGGGCTGGCCATCACGCGAAAGATCGTGGAGCAGCTCGGCGGACGAATCAGCGTCGCGAGCGAAGTGGGCAAGGGAACCACCTTCGTCATCGACTTCCCGCGCACCAGCGCGAGGCCGATGGCGCAGGCGGCGGGATAG
- a CDS encoding HU family DNA-binding protein, producing the protein MAEARRMGKSELFSHFADRFEVKRTQAREFFDELNVLAEKELKRSGEFVLPGMVKLVVQKRKARMGRNPATGEQIKIPAKTVVKARIAKQLKDAVLPKK; encoded by the coding sequence ATGGCAGAGGCCCGCAGGATGGGCAAATCCGAACTGTTCTCGCACTTCGCGGATCGCTTCGAGGTCAAGCGGACGCAGGCCCGCGAGTTCTTCGACGAGCTGAACGTGCTCGCCGAAAAGGAGCTGAAGCGCTCCGGCGAGTTCGTGCTGCCCGGGATGGTGAAGCTCGTCGTCCAGAAGCGCAAGGCGCGGATGGGGCGCAACCCCGCGACCGGCGAGCAGATCAAGATCCCCGCGAAGACCGTGGTCAAGGCGCGGATTGCGAAGCAGCTGAAGGACGCCGTCCTTCCGAAGAAGTAG